AGGGCCCCTCAGCTTCAAAGGCTAGGTTTTGCATTACTCACCCGCTAGTGATACCATATTCCATGGGAAACCCACCCAGCGAAACCAGAACACACAAATACATATAACACTTATTGAATACGAAGGGCTATGAATATTTTCTGGGCACCTCTAAATAATGACAGTCTATGATGTTGTCATGTGTCCTGAGTTTTTGCTCACCGACATACAgataacatttataaagtttatGCAATAGTCTCAACATCATGCCTGTGTTTGTCATGTTAGTCACCGACGTATGTATGGGACCAAATTCTCAGTAGGTGTAACTTATTTCTAATGATGTGGCTTTGTTTGTATGTAATTTTGTCAGGTGATCCTTAGAAACCGGAGAAGAACAAACCCATAGAAAGCTTTTAGCATAAACGACCAGGCAACTATCGGATGTAAATTATATGTAGCTATCCATGAAACAGAAAAGCCTGTTGGTGAGTAAGTAGAATGTTTTACAAAATAAGTGGACTAATATTGTATAAGGCAGAGATGAAATGGCCCAAAGTGGCTCATTGGGGCATGCCCTTAACTCTAGGTAAGACCCTGTAATGAAATCTTCTAAACATGACCAGAGTTCACCCAAATATTCACTCGTTCGAATAACTCAAATAGTTAAAACCTAGAAGGCAATTAATAAGCACACAcaaaccattattattattatgaaacaTAAATGATTTTTCAGCCATCCTCATTATTAGAGGGCCCAACTCAtgcttttaaaacaacaaataaataaataataaataataataatgcctattGCTTACATCAGTAGCTCTCCGAGCACTttactgtctttttttctttaacgTATCTCCCCTCTCAGCACCCCGGGAGACTGGGCAGTGCCACGATTCCCGTTGTAAGGATGGAGAACTGAGCCatacagaggctaagtgacttgcccaaggtcacacaggaagtccattGTAGACcaagaaattgaacccaggttttctATGTCTCAGCCTGTGCCTGAACCATGAGACGAGCATGCCCTACACTTGAGGATGGCAATGCAACCTTACCATAAAATGGTTCCTAACTGGGAGTTGTGCAGCTCTGAGAAGCTGGCTACTTCATGAGATGCTAAATCATAGTTGTTTGGTGCAGATCTCCTTGGAAAACCTGCCCCTTAGTTCTTTTTGGTGCAAGATGCACATGGTTGGTTATCCACAAAAACCAAGATAATGATGTAAAGAACTCACTCCCCCCTTTCACTCCCATTTACTGTTCAAAACCCATTCCCAACATTTAAATTCACTGAGAATAAATCTTCCTGTCTAACATCCTCGTAAAGGCCTTTTTCACCTCcatgttcctcaggctgtagatcagggggttcaacatggggatcatCAGGGTATAAAACGAAGAAATGATTTTGTCCTGATCCATGAGGTACTTTGAACTGGGCCGTAAATACATGAAAGAGCCCGTTCCATAGAAGATGGTGACAGCCGTcaggtgggaggcgcaggtggagaaggctttgcgttGGCCCAGGGCAGAATTGATCCTTAGGATAGCAACCGCAATGTATATGTAGGAGATGAGGATGATCAAGATAGTAGGTGTTACCACCACAGCAGAACAGGTGAAATGAACAATGTCTGTGATGTGGGTGTCAGAGCAGGACAACTTCAGGAGGGGGGGCacgtcacagaagaaatggttgatgaCGTTTGAGTTGCAGAAAGACAAACGGAATATAAATATACTTTGAACAATTGCATTAACACAGCCCACTAGGTACgatcccagcaccagcagcacacAGAACCGCTTGGACATGATGATGGTGTAGAGCAATGGGTTGCAGATGGCTGTGAAGCGATCGTATGCCATGGCACCCAAGAGGTAGCATTCACAGGACAATGCGATGCATAGGAAGAAGAATTGCAGAGCACACCCAGAGAACAAAATGACTTTTCTTGCTGAAACTAAAGTAATCAGTATGCTGGAAGTGATAATGGTGGCGTATCCGACATTTAAGAGGGCCAGGTTGCTgatgaaaaagtacatgggggtgtgaagccgGGAGTCAATCCTGATTAAGGTGACCAAGGTGAGGTTCTCCACTAGGATCAGCAGGTAGATCAACAGAAACAACACAAGGAGGATGACCTGCAGCTTCGGGTCTTGTGTGAATCCCACCAAGATGAACTCAGTCACTGCGGTGTGATTCCTCTCCGCCATTTATCCCAGACGCACTCTCCACTGCAGGTGAGAAAGTGAGGCGTA
This genomic interval from Chrysemys picta bellii isolate R12L10 unplaced genomic scaffold, ASM1138683v2 scaf2832, whole genome shotgun sequence contains the following:
- the LOC101940878 gene encoding olfactory receptor 5AR1-like, with protein sequence MAERNHTAVTEFILVGFTQDPKLQVILLVLFLLIYLLILVENLTLVTLIRIDSRLHTPMYFFISNLALLNVGYATIITSSILITLVSARKVILFSGCALQFFFLCIALSCECYLLGAMAYDRFTAICNPLLYTIIMSKRFCVLLVLGSYLVGCVNAIVQSIFIFRLSFCNSNVINHFFCDVPPLLKLSCSDTHITDIVHFTCSAVVVTPTILIILISYIYIAVAILRINSALGQRKAFSTCASHLTAVTIFYGTGSFMYLRPSSKYLMDQDKIISSFYTLMIPMLNPLIYSLRNMEVKKAFTRMLDRKIYSQ